One Paenisporosarcina sp. FSL H8-0542 genomic region harbors:
- a CDS encoding amino acid ABC transporter permease, producing MDFLAPFTDVLTPANIKFLLEGFWVTIKVAAISIVLSFIIGGLMGTIRYAKIPVVSHVVALIVETIRNLPLLLIIFFTYFALPEIGIDMEIMTAAIVALTIFESAMLSEIIRSGLNSIEKGQIEAGRSSGLNYIQTLRYIIMPQALRRMVPPIVSQFISLLKDTSLAVVIALPELLHNAQILYAQNESGVIPIFVTIALMYFIVNFALSLVARRLELKQA from the coding sequence ATGGATTTCCTGGCACCGTTCACTGATGTATTAACACCGGCCAATATAAAATTTTTACTCGAAGGATTTTGGGTCACAATTAAGGTAGCTGCCATTTCAATTGTGCTTAGCTTTATAATTGGTGGTCTGATGGGGACAATCAGGTACGCGAAGATTCCTGTTGTTTCACATGTAGTTGCATTGATTGTTGAGACAATCCGTAACCTCCCTTTACTGTTGATCATTTTCTTTACCTATTTTGCGTTGCCCGAAATCGGGATTGATATGGAAATAATGACAGCTGCCATCGTGGCATTGACGATTTTTGAATCCGCGATGCTTTCGGAAATCATCCGAAGTGGGCTGAATTCCATTGAAAAAGGACAGATAGAAGCTGGACGTTCATCTGGCTTGAACTACATACAGACATTACGATATATTATTATGCCCCAAGCTTTGAGAAGAATGGTTCCACCGATTGTCAGTCAATTTATTTCCCTTCTGAAAGACACATCTTTGGCTGTCGTCATCGCGTTGCCAGAACTATTGCATAACGCTCAAATCTTATACGCACAGAACGAATCGGGTGTCATACCTATTTTCGTCACTATTGCATTGATGTACTTTATCGTTAACTTTGCTTTATCCTTAGTTGCACGAAGACTGGAATTAAAGCAGGCTTAA
- a CDS encoding transporter substrate-binding domain-containing protein has protein sequence MFQTKKLLKMAFVSTMAAIFLAGCSGDDNASEDKDVLAQIKEDKKIVFGVKYDTRLFGLKNPSTGEVEGFDIDLSKALAEEMFGPDVKPEYKEVTSKTRVGLLNNDKIDAVVATMTINEERKKEVDFTDVYFDAGQSLLVEKGSKIKGIEDLAKGTKVLAVKGSTSAINIREKAPETTVLEFENYAEAFTALKSGKGDALTTDDSILYGMAEEDPSFELVGGTFTEEPYGIAVKKGNQELVDELNKALKSLKDSGKYDEIKDKWIKK, from the coding sequence ATGTTTCAGACAAAAAAATTATTAAAAATGGCTTTTGTATCTACAATGGCCGCTATTTTTCTTGCGGGTTGCAGCGGGGACGATAATGCAAGCGAAGACAAAGATGTACTTGCACAAATCAAAGAGGACAAAAAAATTGTGTTTGGTGTAAAATACGATACTCGTCTTTTTGGATTGAAAAATCCATCAACTGGCGAAGTTGAAGGTTTTGATATCGATCTTTCCAAAGCACTGGCAGAAGAAATGTTCGGCCCGGATGTTAAACCTGAGTACAAAGAAGTTACTTCGAAAACGCGAGTAGGACTCTTGAACAATGATAAAATCGATGCGGTTGTAGCTACGATGACAATTAATGAAGAGCGTAAAAAAGAAGTTGATTTTACTGATGTGTATTTTGATGCAGGACAATCATTGCTTGTAGAAAAGGGAAGTAAGATTAAGGGCATTGAAGACTTAGCAAAAGGAACAAAAGTGCTTGCTGTTAAAGGCTCTACATCTGCAATAAATATTCGTGAGAAAGCTCCTGAAACGACTGTTCTTGAATTTGAAAACTACGCTGAAGCTTTTACAGCATTAAAATCTGGTAAGGGTGATGCCCTGACTACAGATGATTCTATCCTTTATGGCATGGCTGAAGAAGATCCTTCATTTGAACTTGTCGGTGGAACTTTCACGGAAGAGCCTTATGGAATCGCTGTTAAAAAAGGCAATCAAGAGCTTGTCGATGAGTTGAACAAAGCATTGAAAAGCTTAAAGGACTCAGGAAAATATGATGAAATCAAGGATAAATGGATTAAGAAATAA
- a CDS encoding amino acid ABC transporter ATP-binding protein, with amino-acid sequence MIAFKEVNKYFGDFHVLKDINLTINKGEVVVIIGPSGSGKSTLLRCMNRLETISEGTLIVNDVSVGDKKTDINKLRRNIGMVFQHFYLYPHKTVLENIMLAPMKVLGQSAKEAKETAMYYLDKVGISDKADAFPSQLSGGQQQRVAIARGLVMKPEIMLFDEPTSALDPEMIGEVLDVMKTLAKEGMTMAVVTHEMGFAKEVADRIVFMDEGKILEEAVPAEFYENPREERARLFLSRILNH; translated from the coding sequence ATGATTGCATTTAAAGAAGTAAATAAGTATTTTGGAGATTTTCACGTTTTGAAAGATATTAATCTCACAATCAATAAGGGCGAAGTAGTTGTCATAATTGGACCTTCTGGTTCAGGGAAAAGTACTTTGCTACGTTGTATGAATCGGTTGGAAACAATTTCTGAAGGTACCCTTATTGTAAATGATGTTTCAGTAGGGGATAAAAAAACGGATATCAATAAGCTAAGACGCAATATCGGAATGGTATTTCAGCATTTTTATTTATATCCACACAAAACAGTGCTTGAAAACATCATGCTAGCTCCAATGAAAGTATTAGGGCAATCTGCAAAAGAAGCTAAAGAAACAGCTATGTACTATCTTGATAAAGTAGGTATATCTGATAAGGCCGATGCTTTCCCTTCCCAGCTATCTGGTGGCCAGCAACAGCGTGTGGCAATTGCACGTGGTCTAGTCATGAAACCCGAAATCATGCTTTTTGATGAGCCGACTTCGGCACTCGATCCCGAAATGATTGGTGAGGTTCTGGATGTTATGAAAACCCTTGCAAAAGAAGGAATGACGATGGCTGTGGTCACTCATGAAATGGGATTCGCTAAAGAGGTTGCGGACCGAATTGTATTTATGGATGAAGGAAAAATTTTAGAAGAAGCAGTTCCGGCTGAATTCTACGAGAATCCCCGTGAAGAGCGGGCTCGTTTGTTCCTCAGTCGTATTTTAAATCATTAA
- a CDS encoding amino acid ABC transporter permease yields MLDFSILTDNMDLFVEGFKITIIASLIALVCSFLLGTLIAVMRIAPFKPLNWIGTAYVEFIRNIPVLVIVFFTYLAGSYGGMTAGIIGLTVYTAAFIAEAIRAGILSVPKGQMEAARSSGLTYGQAMRTVILPQAIKIVIPPLGNQFINLVKNSSLLAVVAGGDLMYQGDLIAAKTFSTFDTYIFVGLFYLILTIPLSFGVVFLEKRLARSN; encoded by the coding sequence TTGCTGGATTTCTCGATACTGACAGATAATATGGATTTATTTGTGGAAGGATTTAAAATCACCATTATTGCTAGTTTAATAGCATTGGTTTGTAGCTTTCTTCTTGGGACACTTATTGCAGTTATGCGAATTGCCCCATTTAAACCGCTAAACTGGATTGGAACGGCGTATGTGGAATTTATCCGTAATATACCTGTACTGGTCATTGTGTTTTTCACTTACTTGGCTGGTAGTTACGGCGGAATGACGGCAGGGATTATAGGATTGACTGTTTACACAGCGGCTTTTATTGCTGAAGCAATCCGTGCAGGGATTTTGTCAGTGCCAAAGGGCCAAATGGAAGCAGCCAGATCATCAGGACTGACTTACGGACAAGCAATGAGGACTGTCATCCTACCACAGGCAATAAAAATTGTTATCCCGCCTCTTGGCAATCAATTTATCAATTTGGTTAAGAACTCATCACTATTAGCCGTCGTGGCAGGTGGGGATTTGATGTATCAAGGGGATTTAATAGCTGCGAAGACATTCTCCACTTTTGATACATATATTTTCGTTGGTTTGTTTTATTTGATTTTAACTATACCTTTAAGTTTTGGCGTAGTATTTTTGGAAAAACGCCTGGCTAGAAGTAATTAA
- a CDS encoding small, acid-soluble spore protein tlp, which translates to MPRPLPNDSADNKERLNKTIDNMEAAEEAMTYAEGKELAAIKEKNEHRKEAIDGLRKEIIEEGKSRINGYI; encoded by the coding sequence ATGCCTAGACCACTGCCAAATGATTCAGCAGATAACAAAGAAAGACTTAACAAAACGATTGACAATATGGAAGCAGCAGAAGAAGCAATGACGTATGCTGAAGGGAAAGAGCTTGCCGCAATCAAGGAAAAAAACGAACATCGTAAAGAAGCCATTGATGGTTTAAGAAAAGAAATAATCGAAGAGGGCAAATCACGTATCAATGGCTACATTTAA
- a CDS encoding M23 family metallopeptidase: protein MRRIFHLTLYAFTLSLLISSVVSAKEQPKVDILEERMSYYLQFENTLVPWYYLAAVDQFERNIQQVRKDIPKRDGTIAIQFSDDYWAGMFNPDKDDITPESITFFGGNGLDGNADGMANPEDSIDILFTMSSYLASYGQSEEDFKLAVYEYYQSEKTVDQIMTIAKLYKHFNTLDLGEHVFPIPLNQNYSYRGTWGANRGWGGRRIHEGTDLFAGYGVPVKSTSYGIVEELGWNQFGGWRVGIRDIQNTYHYYAHLAYFNEGLAKGDIVELGSVIGFVGSSGYGKQGTSGRFPPHLHYGMYKYNGRTEWAFDPYPHLKIWERQAREAKKRKK from the coding sequence GTGCGACGAATATTTCACTTAACACTATACGCTTTTACACTGTCTTTGCTAATAAGTTCCGTCGTTTCTGCAAAAGAGCAGCCGAAAGTGGATATACTGGAAGAGCGCATGAGCTACTATTTACAATTTGAAAACACACTTGTCCCTTGGTACTATTTAGCCGCTGTGGATCAGTTTGAACGCAATATTCAGCAAGTGCGGAAAGACATTCCGAAGAGAGATGGCACGATTGCCATTCAATTTTCGGACGATTACTGGGCAGGAATGTTTAATCCTGATAAAGATGACATAACACCTGAATCCATCACATTTTTTGGTGGAAATGGACTAGACGGGAATGCAGACGGCATGGCAAATCCAGAAGATAGTATAGATATTCTTTTTACGATGTCTTCTTATTTAGCCAGTTACGGACAATCTGAAGAAGACTTTAAACTGGCCGTATACGAATACTACCAAAGTGAAAAAACCGTCGATCAAATCATGACCATTGCCAAATTATATAAACACTTCAACACACTGGATCTGGGTGAACATGTTTTCCCTATCCCACTTAATCAGAATTACAGTTATAGAGGTACTTGGGGAGCTAACCGCGGATGGGGTGGCCGACGCATTCACGAAGGCACTGACTTATTTGCTGGATATGGCGTTCCGGTAAAATCGACCTCATATGGAATTGTTGAAGAACTGGGTTGGAACCAATTTGGCGGTTGGCGTGTGGGTATACGTGATATTCAAAATACCTATCACTATTATGCGCACTTAGCTTATTTTAATGAAGGATTAGCAAAAGGCGATATCGTTGAACTCGGTTCTGTTATTGGTTTTGTGGGAAGTTCGGGATATGGGAAACAAGGAACTTCAGGTCGATTCCCACCTCACCTGCATTATGGCATGTATAAATATAATGGACGCACGGAATGGGCATTCGATCCATATCCTCACTTGAAAATATGGGAGCGTCAAGCAAGGGAAGCCAAAAAACGAAAAAAATAA
- a CDS encoding SAM-dependent methyltransferase, producing the protein MSEKEMDRMLRIKTAGTLEVLNQSVHYNRYEATPYIALDELFKHYEITKDNRIVDVGCGKGRLSFYIHNHFQVPTIGIEMSGKLYQDALENLQSYDKTGKKSKGLITFERCLAEDYKIDSRDDVFYFFNPFSEQIFMKFVEHILDSVDEHKRSIDLILYYPTSAYLLFLETRTTFEFLREIKVPELYEQNENERFMIFHLPLMKLKIEREEPNTN; encoded by the coding sequence ATGAGTGAGAAGGAAATGGATAGAATGCTTCGTATTAAAACGGCAGGAACGCTCGAAGTGCTGAATCAGTCCGTGCATTATAATCGATATGAAGCAACACCCTATATTGCTTTAGATGAACTGTTCAAACATTATGAAATAACAAAGGACAATCGAATAGTGGATGTTGGATGTGGCAAAGGTCGGCTTTCTTTTTACATTCATAATCATTTTCAAGTACCGACAATAGGTATTGAAATGAGTGGCAAACTTTATCAAGATGCACTAGAAAATTTGCAGAGCTACGATAAGACTGGGAAGAAATCGAAGGGACTAATTACCTTCGAACGATGTCTTGCTGAGGACTACAAAATTGATTCTAGAGATGATGTATTCTATTTCTTCAATCCATTTTCCGAACAAATTTTTATGAAATTTGTTGAACATATTCTCGATTCGGTGGATGAGCATAAAAGATCTATTGACTTAATTCTTTACTATCCAACCTCAGCGTATCTTTTGTTTCTCGAAACAAGGACAACCTTCGAATTTCTGCGAGAAATCAAAGTACCAGAGCTGTATGAACAAAATGAAAATGAACGATTCATGATTTTTCATCTACCTTTAATGAAACTAAAAATAGAACGTGAAGAGCCTAATACAAACTAA
- a CDS encoding SRPBCC family protein encodes MSTVIHQEIRFNVSPNHLYEALTDATKFAKVTGGAPTEIGSEEGDSFSLFGGMITGRNIELVPNERIVQAWRAGNWEAGVYSIAKFEFKELGNETQLVFTHTAFPEAQGEHLGTGWHENYWKPLENYFT; translated from the coding sequence ATGTCTACTGTAATACATCAAGAAATACGTTTTAACGTTAGCCCAAATCACCTCTATGAAGCGCTAACCGATGCAACGAAATTTGCTAAAGTTACTGGCGGTGCACCAACTGAAATCGGTTCTGAAGAAGGAGATTCTTTTTCTTTATTCGGTGGAATGATTACGGGTCGAAATATTGAATTGGTGCCTAATGAAAGAATTGTCCAAGCTTGGCGTGCCGGTAATTGGGAAGCAGGTGTTTATTCTATTGCTAAGTTTGAATTCAAGGAACTTGGCAATGAAACTCAACTCGTATTCACACACACGGCTTTCCCGGAAGCTCAAGGGGAACATCTTGGGACAGGATGGCATGAAAATTATTGGAAACCACTTGAAAATTACTTTACTTAA
- a CDS encoding D-serine ammonia-lyase produces the protein MKSLIFEQSELDKWVQQYPLLDDIIRLEPVVWLNSQLQKMEEIDSLPVTKTDMKEAAALFQRFATYLAREFPETKETNGIIESPLRNIAKMKNELNTKYDAKINGELFLKCDNELPIAGSIKARGGIYEVLYYAEKMALEAGLVKRDDDYSAFSSDHFKQFFSQYSIGVGSTGNLGLSIGIIGAKLGFHVSVYMSADAKQWKKDLLRAKGATVHEFKGDFGEAIFAGRQETKNNVKGYFVDDEDSKHLFLGYSVAAIRLEKQLQNENIQVDAEHPLFVYLPCGVGGSPGGIAFGLKQVFGDYVHCFFVEPTHSPAVLVGLLTGEKEKVCVQNFGIDNLTEGDGLAVGRPSCFASSISEKLVSGIYTMEDEDLFKLLALLSDSEGIHLEPSATSGLIGPGLILASEYVKENNLNTSQATHIVWATGGALVPKHDMKRFYEKGQSLL, from the coding sequence ATGAAGAGTTTGATCTTTGAACAATCGGAATTAGATAAATGGGTTCAGCAATATCCGCTTTTGGATGATATCATTCGCTTGGAACCGGTTGTATGGTTAAATTCACAGCTTCAAAAAATGGAAGAAATTGATTCCTTGCCAGTGACGAAAACAGATATGAAGGAAGCCGCAGCGCTATTTCAAAGATTTGCTACTTACTTGGCGAGAGAGTTTCCTGAAACGAAAGAGACGAATGGCATCATCGAATCACCTCTTCGAAATATAGCGAAAATGAAAAATGAGCTGAATACAAAATACGATGCCAAAATAAATGGGGAATTGTTTTTAAAATGCGACAATGAATTGCCCATTGCAGGTTCAATTAAAGCACGAGGCGGTATATATGAAGTCCTGTATTATGCGGAAAAGATGGCGCTAGAAGCAGGTCTAGTTAAAAGAGACGATGATTACAGCGCGTTTTCAAGCGATCATTTCAAGCAATTTTTCAGTCAGTATTCAATCGGTGTTGGCTCTACAGGGAATTTGGGTCTGAGTATAGGTATTATTGGCGCAAAATTAGGTTTTCATGTTTCCGTATACATGTCCGCAGATGCTAAGCAATGGAAGAAAGATTTATTGCGGGCAAAAGGTGCGACCGTACATGAATTCAAAGGAGATTTTGGCGAAGCCATTTTTGCTGGAAGACAGGAAACGAAAAATAATGTAAAAGGCTATTTTGTTGATGATGAAGATTCAAAGCATTTATTCCTCGGGTACAGTGTCGCGGCGATTCGTTTGGAAAAACAACTACAAAATGAAAATATACAAGTTGATGCTGAACATCCTTTATTTGTATATTTACCGTGTGGTGTTGGTGGGTCGCCTGGTGGAATTGCGTTCGGACTAAAACAGGTTTTTGGAGATTATGTACATTGTTTCTTTGTGGAACCCACTCATTCTCCAGCCGTATTAGTCGGGCTGCTGACAGGGGAAAAAGAAAAAGTATGTGTGCAGAATTTCGGAATCGATAACTTAACTGAAGGGGATGGCTTAGCAGTAGGAAGACCGTCATGCTTCGCTTCCTCTATTAGTGAGAAGCTCGTTAGTGGTATTTACACCATGGAGGATGAAGATTTATTTAAATTATTGGCATTATTGTCGGATAGTGAAGGGATCCATCTGGAACCATCAGCCACTTCAGGTCTGATAGGACCAGGACTGATATTAGCGTCCGAATACGTGAAAGAAAATAACTTGAATACTTCTCAAGCCACACATATCGTTTGGGCAACGGGTGGAGCACTTGTACCAAAACATGACATGAAAAGATTTTATGAAAAAGGACAAAGCTTACTTTAA
- a CDS encoding translation factor GTPase family protein: protein MNKTIGVFAHVDAGKTTFSEQILYHTKSIKQRGRVDHKDAFLDSHEIERQRGITVFADQATFTYKDSTYYLIDNPGHVDFSPEMERSVQVMDYAIVILSAVEGIEGHTATIWQLLRKHHVPTFFFINKTDRTGADVKNVVKEIQEDFSADVIDITQSFHEGEMTESLIESIAERNENLLEHYMEDGYEKDLWINTMKDLIKDNKVFPCASGSALQDIGIVEFLDKFHQLTETQYTSDEAFSGRVYKVRHDEKGTRITFIKSLSGTLSVRDEITYSPIEQALTEKITQIRVYNGNKFKTVEHVKAGELFAVSGLTNAVTGDGLGTLYGKADYEMVPTLKSKVVIVPSVHIKDALKCFQLLDVEDPSLNVMWEERLQEIHIHVMGAIQLEILKQLVAERFHFEVEFEEPQILYKETINSTTIGYGHFEPLKHYAEVHLKMEPARRNSGITFDNVCHANHLSVGNQNLVKHHLLEKAHNGLLTGSPLTDIKVTLLTGRADNMHTSGGDFREATYRALRQGVEKASNLLLEPFYDFRIKVDVDQMGKVLSDIQMAHGSFDSPKTEGHKVILTGKVPVATFMNYAAELASFTQGKGVLNLMFGGYEQCHNEDEVIQRIAYNKDADPEYSSSSIFCAKGKGYTVPWERAEELMHCL, encoded by the coding sequence ATGAATAAAACAATAGGTGTGTTTGCCCATGTTGATGCAGGGAAAACAACATTTTCCGAGCAAATTCTTTACCATACGAAAAGTATTAAGCAAAGAGGACGTGTAGATCATAAAGATGCTTTCCTCGATAGCCATGAAATAGAAAGACAAAGAGGAATTACAGTATTTGCAGATCAAGCAACTTTTACATATAAAGATTCAACGTATTATTTAATTGATAACCCAGGACACGTTGATTTCTCTCCGGAAATGGAGCGTTCCGTTCAAGTAATGGATTACGCTATTGTTATATTAAGTGCTGTTGAAGGAATCGAAGGACATACAGCAACCATCTGGCAACTACTAAGAAAGCATCACGTTCCTACCTTTTTCTTTATTAATAAGACCGATCGTACTGGAGCGGATGTGAAAAACGTAGTAAAAGAAATACAGGAAGACTTTTCAGCGGACGTCATTGATATTACTCAATCTTTTCACGAAGGTGAAATGACGGAAAGTCTAATAGAATCTATCGCTGAACGCAATGAAAATCTTCTTGAACACTATATGGAAGATGGTTACGAGAAGGATTTATGGATCAACACAATGAAAGACTTGATTAAGGATAACAAAGTTTTTCCGTGTGCCAGTGGGTCAGCGCTGCAGGATATTGGTATAGTCGAATTCCTGGATAAATTTCATCAATTGACCGAGACGCAATATACAAGTGATGAAGCATTCTCTGGAAGAGTTTATAAAGTTAGGCATGATGAAAAAGGGACAAGAATCACTTTTATTAAATCATTAAGCGGTACTTTGAGCGTTAGAGATGAAATAACGTATAGTCCGATAGAGCAAGCATTAACGGAAAAAATCACACAAATACGGGTCTACAATGGGAATAAATTCAAAACGGTAGAACATGTGAAGGCCGGTGAACTTTTTGCAGTTTCAGGACTGACAAATGCAGTTACAGGCGATGGCTTAGGAACTTTATACGGGAAAGCTGATTATGAAATGGTACCGACATTGAAATCCAAAGTTGTTATTGTTCCATCTGTTCATATAAAAGATGCATTGAAGTGTTTTCAATTACTGGATGTGGAAGATCCATCGTTGAATGTGATGTGGGAGGAACGTCTCCAGGAAATTCATATCCATGTGATGGGTGCAATTCAATTGGAAATTTTGAAACAGCTGGTTGCAGAAAGATTTCATTTTGAAGTTGAATTTGAAGAACCGCAAATCCTTTATAAAGAAACCATTAACTCTACTACCATAGGGTACGGGCATTTTGAGCCATTGAAACATTATGCCGAAGTTCATTTGAAAATGGAACCTGCTAGGAGAAACAGTGGTATCACATTTGATAATGTCTGTCATGCGAATCACTTGTCGGTGGGCAATCAAAACTTGGTCAAGCATCATTTATTGGAGAAGGCGCATAACGGATTGTTAACCGGTTCACCATTGACAGATATTAAGGTCACATTACTAACAGGACGAGCCGACAATATGCATACGTCTGGCGGTGATTTCCGGGAAGCCACATACAGGGCATTGAGACAGGGGGTGGAAAAAGCATCAAATCTTCTGCTGGAGCCCTTTTATGACTTTAGGATAAAAGTAGACGTTGATCAGATGGGAAAAGTACTTTCCGATATTCAAATGGCGCATGGAAGTTTTGATTCACCTAAAACGGAAGGCCATAAAGTGATATTGACCGGAAAAGTCCCAGTGGCCACCTTTATGAACTATGCAGCGGAGCTTGCTTCGTTTACACAAGGAAAAGGTGTATTAAATTTGATGTTCGGTGGATATGAGCAATGTCATAATGAAGATGAAGTCATTCAGAGAATTGCTTACAATAAAGATGCAGACCCTGAATATAGTTCATCATCAATTTTCTGCGCGAAAGGTAAAGGCTACACTGTACCGTGGGAGCGGGCAGAAGAACTAATGCATTGTTTATAA
- a CDS encoding GTP cyclohydrolase II codes for MSDIQMVSKEALSVLKDKIKLIKKDDGAVYLVGPIRLPVNLYGETAIFQWYCWLNSNNENEDFQQIIDNLSSANLAEYQQSSVLVYGDFENDEEALIRMHSICHTGDIFGSKRCDCGFQLKQSMQMIVDHGSGALFYLANHEGRGIGLFSKAMAYILQENGYDTVEANESLGFVDDSRNYDDAIHVLKALRTKPVTLLTNNPKKLAALIDAGMPISGRTPLWGDVSEYNEAYLQTKIKRSGHLEIEDEGTCPND; via the coding sequence ATGAGCGATATTCAAATGGTTTCCAAAGAAGCTCTTTCGGTTTTAAAAGATAAAATAAAGTTAATAAAAAAAGATGATGGTGCGGTTTATTTAGTAGGTCCCATTCGCCTACCTGTTAATTTATATGGAGAAACAGCCATTTTTCAATGGTACTGCTGGTTGAATAGCAACAATGAAAACGAAGATTTTCAACAGATTATAGATAATTTATCTTCTGCCAATCTTGCAGAATATCAACAGTCAAGCGTCTTGGTGTATGGTGATTTTGAAAATGATGAAGAAGCACTTATTAGAATGCACTCCATCTGTCACACTGGTGATATCTTTGGCAGTAAAAGATGTGATTGCGGATTTCAATTGAAACAATCCATGCAAATGATTGTCGATCACGGTTCAGGAGCGTTGTTTTATTTAGCAAATCATGAAGGTAGAGGAATTGGGTTATTCAGCAAAGCCATGGCCTATATTCTTCAGGAAAATGGCTACGACACAGTGGAAGCTAACGAAAGCCTCGGTTTTGTGGATGATTCCCGCAATTATGATGATGCCATCCATGTACTCAAAGCATTGCGTACAAAACCTGTTACTTTGTTGACAAATAATCCGAAAAAACTCGCGGCATTGATTGATGCCGGTATGCCAATTTCAGGTCGCACACCTTTATGGGGAGATGTATCCGAATATAATGAAGCTTACTTGCAGACGAAAATTAAACGCTCGGGACATTTAGAAATCGAGGATGAAGGGACTTGTCCGAATGACTAA
- a CDS encoding zinc ribbon domain-containing protein, with the protein MKPYKNCQSCGMPLSKDAEGGGTEKNGNKSVMYCSHCYQNGTFTSPEMTVDKMREKVKGKLIEFGIPKMLTGLFTRNIHKLARWNNSS; encoded by the coding sequence ATGAAGCCATATAAAAATTGTCAAAGTTGTGGAATGCCACTTTCAAAGGATGCTGAAGGTGGCGGTACAGAAAAGAATGGAAATAAAAGTGTCATGTATTGTAGCCATTGTTATCAAAATGGCACGTTTACATCTCCTGAGATGACCGTAGACAAAATGAGAGAGAAGGTGAAAGGAAAGTTGATTGAATTCGGAATTCCGAAAATGTTAACTGGACTGTTCACTCGTAATATTCATAAATTAGCCCGTTGGAATAATTCTAGTTAA